A stretch of the Acanthochromis polyacanthus isolate Apoly-LR-REF ecotype Palm Island chromosome 22, KAUST_Apoly_ChrSc, whole genome shotgun sequence genome encodes the following:
- the LOC127532038 gene encoding tripartite motif-containing protein 16-like protein produces MERLSEPEPKTRDGFLKFSREITLDPNTAFKYLLLSEGNRKVSRMEEDQHYPDHPERFTDHCQVLSKESLTGRCYWEVEWRGGVCVSVAKKNISRNGDLNECGFGFNDKSWSLYCFTNRYSFWYNNISTDVSGPQSSRIGVYLDHRGGILSFYSVSETMTLLHRVQTTFTEPIHVGIFLSDDDGATAEFLKVK; encoded by the coding sequence ATGGAGCGGctgtcagaaccagaaccaaagaCCAGAGACGGATTCTTAAAATTTTCAAGAGAAATCactctggatccaaacacagcatTCAAATATCTGTTGTTATCTGAAGGGAACAGAAAAGTATCAAGAATGGAAGAAGACCAACattatcctgatcatccagaaaGATTCACTGATCATTGTCAGGTTCTGAGTAAAGAGAGCCTGACTGGacgttgttactgggaggtggagtggagaggaggagTTTGTGTATCAGTCGCAAAGAAGAATATCAGCAGAAACGGAGACTTAAATGAATGTGGATTTGGATTCAATGACAAATCTTGGTCTTTATATTGTTTCACCAACAGATATTCATTTTGGTACAACAACATCTCCACTGACGTCTCTGGTCCTCAGTCCTCCAGAATCGGAGTCTATCTGGATCACAGAGGAGGTATTCTGTCTTTCTACAGCGTCTCTGAAACCATGactctcctccacagagtccagaccacattcactgagcCCATACATGTTGGAATTTTTCTGTCAGATGATGATGGAGCCACTGCAGAGTTCCTTAAAGTCAAATAG